One window from the genome of Pseudomonadota bacterium encodes:
- a CDS encoding 4a-hydroxytetrahydrobiopterin dehydratase, producing the protein MENKLSEEQRNDFLSKHPDWTHDPARDAIKKTFKFKNFSQAFAFMTRVAMKAEKMIHHPEWFNVYNRVEITLTTHDAGGLSEKDIKMAEYLEKIA; encoded by the coding sequence ATGGAAAATAAACTTTCAGAAGAACAGCGCAATGATTTCCTGTCAAAACATCCTGACTGGACCCATGACCCCGCACGGGATGCGATTAAAAAAACTTTCAAATTCAAAAACTTCAGCCAGGCATTCGCGTTTATGACGCGGGTTGCCATGAAGGCGGAAAAAATGATCCATCACCCTGAATGGTTCAATGTTTATAACCGTGTCGAGATTACATTGACGACCCATGATGCGGGCGGCTTATCGGAAAAAGATATAAAAATGGCGG